One genomic window of Enterobacteriaceae endosymbiont of Donacia crassipes includes the following:
- the pth gene encoding aminoacyl-tRNA hydrolase: protein MNNIKIIVGLGNNIDNQFFGTRHNIGADYVINLSRKFNTKFKKIKKFGGYVSNLTLKNKKIILFLPNSFINNSGKSIFIIANFYKITLQNILVIHDDLDFLPGIIRLKYGGSSGGHNGVKNIIKMFNNTLFYRLRIGIGHPINKMKINNFVLSKPTKIEQKNINFAIKYSIHALLIFIKKNYNQAVTFLHTKK from the coding sequence TTGAATAATATAAAAATTATTGTAGGTTTAGGAAATAATATAGATAATCAATTTTTTGGTACTCGTCATAATATAGGTGCTGATTATGTTATTAATTTATCCAGAAAATTTAATACAAAATTTAAAAAAATTAAAAAATTTGGAGGATATGTTAGTAATTTAACTTTAAAAAATAAAAAAATAATATTATTTTTACCAAATTCTTTTATAAATAATTCAGGAAAATCAATATTTATTATTGCTAATTTTTATAAAATTACTTTGCAAAATATTTTAGTAATTCATGATGATTTAGATTTTTTACCTGGTATTATAAGGTTAAAATATGGTGGTAGTAGTGGTGGACATAATGGTGTTAAGAATATTATTAAAATGTTTAATAATACATTATTTTATAGATTACGTATAGGTATTGGTCATCCAATAAATAAAATGAAAATAAATAATTTTGTATTAAGTAAACCTACAAAAATTGAACAAAAAAATATTAATTTTGCCATAAAATATAGTATACATGCTTTATTAATTTTTATTAAAAAAAATTATAATCAAGCAGTAACATTTTTACATACTAAAAAATAA
- a CDS encoding ribose-phosphate pyrophosphokinase, producing MTKIKLFTGNAIPDLATKIAHHLYINLGKIFVGRFSDGEISVKINENIRGHDIFIIQSTCNPTNDNLIELVIMIDAFKRASAGRITAVIPYFGYARQDRRIRSARVPITAKVIADFLSRVGVNRILTVDLHAEQIQGFFNVPVDNVFASSVFLQDISKKIYNNPIIISPDIGGVIRARSIAKQLFNGTDMAVIDKRRSRANTTEVMNIIGDVNKRDCILIDDIVDTAETLCQAAKALKNNGATKVFAYVTHPIFSGDAIKNIYNSVIDEIIVCDSIPLTKKIKKIKKIRVLTLSFMLSEAIRRISNEESISIMFK from the coding sequence GTGACTAAAATAAAATTATTTACTGGAAATGCTATTCCAGATTTAGCAACAAAAATTGCTCATCATTTATATATTAATTTAGGTAAAATATTTGTAGGACGATTTAGTGATGGAGAAATATCTGTTAAAATAAATGAAAATATTAGAGGTCATGATATTTTTATCATACAATCAACATGTAATCCTACAAATGATAATCTTATAGAATTAGTTATTATGATAGATGCTTTTAAAAGAGCTTCTGCAGGAAGAATAACTGCTGTTATTCCCTATTTTGGATATGCAAGACAAGATAGAAGAATTCGTTCTGCTAGAGTACCTATTACTGCAAAAGTTATAGCTGATTTTTTATCTAGAGTAGGTGTTAATAGAATTTTAACTGTAGATTTACATGCTGAACAAATTCAAGGTTTTTTTAATGTACCTGTAGATAATGTATTTGCTAGTTCTGTATTTTTACAGGATATATCAAAAAAAATATATAATAATCCAATAATAATTTCTCCTGATATTGGAGGTGTGATACGTGCTAGATCTATTGCAAAACAATTATTTAATGGAACAGATATGGCTGTAATAGATAAAAGAAGATCTCGTGCCAATACAACGGAAGTTATGAATATTATTGGAGATGTAAATAAACGAGATTGTATTTTAATAGATGATATTGTGGATACAGCAGAAACATTATGTCAAGCTGCAAAAGCATTAAAAAATAATGGAGCTACAAAAGTTTTTGCTTATGTTACTCATCCTATTTTTTCTGGAGATGCTATTAAAAATATTTATAATTCGGTAATAGATGAAATTATTGTATGTGATAGTATACCATTAACTAAAAAAATTAAAAAAATTAAAAAAATTAGAGTATTAACATTATCGTTTATGTTATCTGAAGCAATAAGAAGAATTAGTAATGAAGAATCTATTTCTATAATGTTTAAATAA